The Kroppenstedtia pulmonis genome has a segment encoding these proteins:
- a CDS encoding YheC/YheD family protein, giving the protein MAYEVGVLISRHIFRDCLRGRSSFEPLDLYNRFGQCVGFQPVFFTLDHISFQDRMVLGYLMSPTGKLEARKMPLPPLIHNRIKPMFRDNRELARLRKLTGITLFNADNRLDKWNVHQILSQNEELRSQLPDTVCFKLSEVESFLSRYGSIYLKPSNKSLAIGIFRLDRDEGNHVRVSMPGKQQSKVYPIKELLALLPEWIGSTPYIMQQTLPLIRIKNQPADIRTSVQRGGQGKWQVTGMVARVGPIDGIATNVAVGGQAQSLRPVLKQGGVQNVDTVCRQIESMVLKAAQTLSEANPGLADLGFDVAVDPQGRIWIIEVNGRDLRITFRQAKNLDVWRKTYGRPMEYASFLLKRMRKEAKDRSAIAVLTPGVQPIKGRTSGSVETVVRETTERVAQQNRNIFVLGTGTNVLKHARPLEVRAATRRQYWNRVWGHLHQIRPALIQVENRPAVLQRIRSLFPDSRILLFLHSDTFIQKPYIRPENLRLNLECCDGILTNSAFLKQQISQWVPASHDKIESVHLGVDLDRFKSLQDPKAQQQRYVKRKQMGLVGKKVILFVGRFIPQKGLHVLLKVFPEILKEHPEAHLLIVGGSHYGKEMMTPYVRSLKQQTLSFQEATTWLPFVDHTQIQDIYKISDLLVTPSLIRESFGLVNLEGMATGLPVVSVAVGGIPEVVKDGVTGTLLTRRSLQHQLAPVCNDLLSHPEKMRKQGLAGRRRVEEYFSWDRTADQLNGIYQRFLEEDK; this is encoded by the coding sequence TTGGCCTATGAAGTGGGAGTTCTTATCAGTCGCCACATATTTCGGGACTGTCTGCGGGGGAGGTCCTCTTTTGAACCTTTGGATTTATACAACCGGTTCGGGCAGTGTGTTGGCTTCCAACCGGTTTTTTTTACGTTGGATCATATATCGTTTCAGGATCGAATGGTACTTGGTTATTTGATGAGTCCAACCGGTAAATTGGAAGCGCGTAAAATGCCGCTTCCTCCTCTAATTCACAACCGAATAAAGCCAATGTTTCGGGATAATCGGGAGTTGGCACGACTGCGTAAATTGACGGGCATTACTTTATTTAATGCTGATAATCGATTGGACAAATGGAATGTTCATCAGATACTGTCTCAGAATGAAGAGTTGCGCTCTCAATTACCGGACACGGTTTGCTTCAAGTTGTCTGAAGTGGAATCATTTCTATCCCGGTATGGTTCTATCTATTTGAAGCCCAGTAATAAAAGTCTGGCCATTGGAATTTTTCGGCTGGACAGGGACGAGGGAAATCATGTTCGGGTGTCAATGCCCGGGAAACAACAAAGTAAAGTGTATCCGATAAAAGAACTTCTGGCTCTCCTCCCTGAATGGATTGGTTCGACACCCTATATCATGCAACAAACACTGCCTTTGATCCGAATCAAAAATCAGCCGGCGGATATCCGGACTTCTGTACAGCGTGGAGGACAGGGGAAATGGCAAGTAACCGGTATGGTGGCTCGAGTGGGACCTATAGACGGAATCGCGACAAATGTAGCAGTAGGTGGTCAGGCACAGTCCTTAAGGCCTGTGCTGAAACAGGGAGGTGTTCAGAATGTTGATACAGTGTGCCGACAGATTGAAAGCATGGTATTAAAAGCGGCGCAAACTCTTTCTGAAGCGAATCCTGGACTGGCAGACTTGGGGTTTGATGTAGCTGTGGATCCCCAAGGCAGAATATGGATCATTGAGGTGAATGGAAGGGATTTACGCATTACATTTCGCCAAGCCAAAAATTTGGATGTTTGGCGCAAAACCTATGGTCGTCCAATGGAATATGCCTCCTTCTTACTTAAAAGGATGAGGAAAGAAGCAAAAGATCGATCTGCTATCGCAGTGTTGACACCGGGAGTTCAGCCGATTAAAGGACGTACGAGCGGATCAGTGGAAACGGTTGTCCGTGAGACGACGGAGCGCGTGGCTCAACAAAACCGAAACATTTTTGTGTTGGGTACAGGAACCAATGTACTCAAACATGCTCGCCCTTTGGAAGTCCGGGCTGCTACTCGTCGCCAGTACTGGAATCGGGTTTGGGGGCATCTTCATCAGATACGTCCTGCTCTGATTCAAGTGGAGAATCGTCCTGCCGTACTTCAGCGGATTCGTTCCCTGTTTCCCGATTCTCGTATTCTCCTTTTTCTTCATTCCGATACTTTTATCCAGAAACCCTATATCCGACCGGAGAATCTACGTTTGAATCTGGAGTGTTGCGATGGTATTTTGACTAACAGTGCTTTCTTAAAACAGCAAATTTCCCAATGGGTTCCTGCTAGCCACGATAAAATAGAATCGGTTCATTTGGGGGTTGATCTTGACCGTTTCAAGTCATTGCAAGATCCGAAGGCTCAACAGCAGAGGTATGTAAAACGAAAGCAAATGGGGCTGGTAGGGAAAAAAGTGATTTTGTTTGTGGGACGTTTTATCCCTCAAAAGGGTCTTCACGTTCTACTGAAAGTATTTCCGGAAATCTTAAAGGAACATCCGGAAGCACACTTGTTAATCGTCGGTGGCAGCCATTACGGAAAGGAAATGATGACTCCCTATGTCCGTTCTCTGAAACAGCAAACTCTTTCCTTTCAGGAAGCGACGACTTGGCTTCCCTTTGTGGATCATACTCAGATTCAGGATATTTATAAAATTTCGGACCTCTTGGTAACTCCTTCGCTGATACGGGAATCATTTGGATTGGTCAATCTGGAAGGAATGGCTACGGGTCTTCCAGTGGTATCGGTGGCGGTAGGCGGGATTCCGGAAGTGGTAAAAGACGGTGTCACAGGGACGTTGCTGACGAGAAGAAGCCTACAGCACCAGCTGGCCCCGGTTTGTAACGATCTCCTGAGCCATCCGGAAAAAATGAGAAAGCAGGGCCTGGCCGGACGACGCCGGGTTGAGGAGTATTTCAGTTGGGACCGTACAGCAGATCAGCTAAACGGAATTTATCAACGATTTTTAGAGGAAGATAAATAA
- a CDS encoding Lrp/AsnC family transcriptional regulator, which yields MDDIDRRILELLQEDSRITIIHLSKKLNLSRPSVNERLRRLQENGVIQGFTARISPEKIGKSTLVIIQIGNLKIECRRFEEMIKEETDILECHRVTGTNSYFMKAVVASTKDLESLVDRLIPFGQLNTSVVLSSPIPYRPLLPADDC from the coding sequence TTGGATGACATTGATCGAAGAATATTAGAACTCCTTCAGGAGGATAGTCGAATAACAATTATTCATTTGTCTAAAAAGTTAAATCTTAGTCGTCCTAGTGTAAATGAACGATTGCGTCGATTACAAGAAAACGGAGTTATTCAAGGTTTTACAGCACGTATTTCCCCTGAGAAAATTGGAAAAAGTACACTTGTGATCATTCAAATAGGAAACCTAAAAATTGAGTGCCGTCGATTTGAAGAAATGATTAAAGAGGAGACAGATATTCTAGAATGTCATAGAGTAACAGGTACAAATAGTTATTTTATGAAGGCTGTAGTTGCCTCTACGAAAGATTTAGAATCTCTCGTAGATCGTCTTATTCCTTTCGGACAATTGAACACATCTGTGGTACTTTCATCACCTATTCCATATCGCCCATTGCTCCCTGCTGATGACTGTTAA
- a CDS encoding glutamate ligase domain-containing protein, whose product MRFQVIRSKSGRTLINDAWNANPSAMKAGLTVLHNMSGKRPAIAVLGDMLELGKYSQWAHQSVGKHIAKLQLSQLVTFGPKAREIAKTAMANGMDSKRIFHFTSRSALIRHLKNSSNQALIYFKASRKLHFEKIIRELLHLR is encoded by the coding sequence ATGCGCTTTCAGGTAATTCGAAGCAAATCCGGACGCACCCTGATCAATGATGCATGGAATGCCAATCCCAGTGCAATGAAAGCAGGACTCACCGTACTTCATAACATGTCTGGTAAGCGTCCGGCCATTGCAGTTTTAGGTGATATGTTGGAGCTGGGAAAATACAGCCAATGGGCTCACCAGTCAGTTGGAAAGCACATCGCCAAGCTTCAATTAAGTCAACTGGTCACTTTTGGTCCGAAAGCTCGGGAAATTGCAAAAACCGCAATGGCCAACGGCATGGATTCCAAACGGATATTCCATTTTACCAGCCGCTCAGCTCTGATCCGACATTTAAAAAACAGTTCCAACCAGGCATTAATATACTTTAAGGCCTCACGAAAACTTCATTTTGAAAAAATCATCCGTGAGCTGCTACACCTGCGCTGA
- the ltaE gene encoding low-specificity L-threonine aldolase, translating into MIELRSDTLTLPSREMIKAISEAELGDDVYGEDPTVKELEELAARMLDKEAAILLPSGTMANLTSLMAHCPRGSKVIVGDETDIYIYEAGGAAVCGGIMYEPIPTQPDGRLDINDLEQAFPVDPSDPQFALPSLICLENPHNRMGGRVLPLSYLREVREFADEKGLPIHMDGARIFNAAVAMDLPVSEITRFADSIQFCLSKGLSAPIGSLVAGNRKFIDDVYRLRKMLGGGMRQAGIIAAPGLVSLNQMVERLSVDHANARRLAEGLAEIEGIQCEPETVETNIVFFRVVQDGFTWQTFVEEAEKRGLHIAELGHGRIRAVTHSGVTSEDVEAALVMIEDILRKGV; encoded by the coding sequence TTGATTGAACTGCGAAGTGACACTCTGACACTTCCCAGTCGGGAAATGATAAAGGCGATTTCTGAGGCGGAGTTGGGGGATGATGTATACGGTGAGGATCCCACTGTTAAAGAACTGGAGGAGCTGGCGGCCCGGATGTTGGATAAAGAAGCGGCTATTTTGCTTCCCAGTGGGACGATGGCTAATTTAACATCTTTGATGGCTCACTGTCCCAGAGGATCCAAGGTAATCGTAGGGGATGAAACGGATATTTATATCTATGAAGCCGGAGGAGCAGCTGTTTGTGGAGGGATTATGTATGAACCAATCCCGACACAACCTGACGGGCGGTTGGATATCAATGATCTGGAGCAAGCTTTTCCGGTTGATCCTTCTGATCCCCAATTTGCCCTGCCTTCTCTGATTTGTTTGGAGAATCCCCATAATCGAATGGGAGGTCGGGTGTTGCCCCTGTCCTATCTTCGTGAGGTGCGGGAGTTTGCCGATGAGAAAGGGCTTCCGATTCATATGGATGGAGCCCGGATCTTCAATGCAGCAGTGGCCATGGATCTACCCGTAAGTGAAATTACCCGGTTTGCCGATTCTATTCAGTTTTGTCTGTCCAAAGGCTTATCGGCACCGATCGGCTCTCTGGTTGCCGGAAATCGAAAGTTCATCGACGATGTATACCGGTTACGAAAAATGTTGGGAGGCGGGATGCGTCAGGCCGGGATTATTGCTGCTCCTGGTCTGGTTTCCCTGAACCAGATGGTGGAACGTCTGTCTGTGGATCATGCCAATGCCCGGCGTTTGGCAGAAGGTTTGGCGGAAATTGAGGGAATTCAGTGTGAACCGGAGACAGTGGAAACCAATATCGTCTTTTTTCGTGTAGTACAGGATGGTTTCACTTGGCAGACTTTTGTAGAAGAAGCGGAAAAAAGAGGGCTTCATATTGCAGAACTGGGCCACGGCCGAATTCGTGCCGTTACACATTCCGGTGTGACTTCGGAAGATGTAGAAGCAGCACTGGTAATGATCGAGGATATTCTTCGAAAAGGCGTTTGA
- the asnS gene encoding asparagine--tRNA ligase, with the protein MLTTIGNISAHVGQQVRLGVWLYNKRSSGKIQFLQLRDGTGTIQGVMVKKTVPAEMWDMATHLTQESSLYVEGTVRADERAPSGYELDVTGLEVIQIAEEYPISLKEHGVEFLMDHRHLWLRSPRQQAILRIRAELIRSLQEWLNQDGFTRVDPPVLTPSSCEGTTNLFHTKYFDEDAYLTQSGQLYMEAAAMALGRVYSFGPTFRAEKSKTRRHLIEFWMIEPEMAFVDHEESLGIQERMMAHVIRHVLTHCGEELRILQRDTSALEKVTAPFPRITYDEAVELLQREGFDFTWGEDFGAPHETKIAESFDKPVFITHYPTELKAFYMKPDPSRPEVVLCADLIAPEGYGEIIGGSQRIDDPKLMEERFSQHQLPREAYEWYQDLRKYGTVPHSGYGLGLERLVAWICGLNHVRETIPFPRMLNRLYP; encoded by the coding sequence GTGCTTACCACAATAGGAAATATCTCCGCCCATGTCGGCCAGCAAGTGAGATTGGGTGTTTGGCTTTACAATAAGCGGTCCAGCGGAAAAATCCAGTTTTTACAGCTTCGGGATGGTACCGGCACTATTCAGGGTGTCATGGTGAAAAAAACAGTTCCGGCTGAAATGTGGGATATGGCGACGCATCTGACTCAGGAGAGCTCGTTGTACGTAGAGGGGACGGTACGGGCAGATGAACGAGCGCCTTCCGGATATGAGCTGGATGTAACCGGTCTGGAAGTGATTCAGATCGCGGAGGAATACCCAATCAGCTTGAAGGAGCATGGAGTGGAATTTTTGATGGATCATCGCCATCTTTGGCTGCGTTCTCCCCGTCAGCAGGCAATATTGCGGATTCGGGCTGAACTTATTCGCTCTTTGCAGGAGTGGCTCAACCAGGATGGTTTTACACGGGTGGATCCCCCTGTTCTGACTCCTTCTTCCTGTGAAGGAACCACCAATCTGTTTCATACCAAATACTTTGATGAAGACGCATACTTGACTCAAAGTGGTCAATTGTATATGGAAGCAGCCGCTATGGCATTGGGCAGAGTTTACTCATTCGGTCCCACATTTCGGGCGGAAAAGTCGAAAACCCGACGGCACCTGATTGAGTTCTGGATGATTGAACCCGAGATGGCTTTTGTGGATCATGAAGAAAGTCTGGGTATTCAGGAAAGAATGATGGCCCATGTGATCCGGCATGTATTGACTCATTGCGGCGAAGAGTTGCGTATCTTGCAACGGGACACATCTGCCCTGGAAAAAGTAACCGCTCCCTTTCCGCGGATTACTTATGATGAAGCCGTGGAGTTACTCCAACGGGAGGGTTTTGATTTTACCTGGGGAGAAGACTTTGGCGCCCCCCATGAGACAAAAATTGCGGAAAGCTTTGATAAACCGGTTTTTATTACTCATTATCCCACGGAACTTAAAGCTTTCTACATGAAGCCGGATCCAAGCAGGCCGGAAGTGGTGCTCTGTGCTGATCTGATAGCACCGGAAGGCTATGGCGAAATCATCGGGGGCAGTCAGCGAATTGATGATCCTAAACTGATGGAAGAGCGTTTTTCCCAACATCAACTTCCCAGAGAAGCTTATGAATGGTACCAAGATCTCCGTAAATATGGTACAGTCCCCCACTCCGGCTATGGGTTGGGACTGGAACGATTGGTAGCTTGGATTTGCGGTTTAAATCATGTTCGGGAAACGATTCCCTTTCCCCGGATGTTGAATCGCCTTTACCCTTGA
- a CDS encoding ATP-binding cassette domain-containing protein encodes MNILEARRVTKKVKSRTLIKKMSFTVSSGDVCGFLGPNGSGKTTMIQM; translated from the coding sequence ATGAATATTTTAGAAGCAAGGCGGGTCACAAAAAAGGTAAAGTCCCGGACACTGATCAAAAAGATGTCTTTTACTGTTTCTTCAGGTGATGTCTGTGGATTTCTAGGTCCCAACGGGTCGGGGAAAACGACGATGATCCAGATGTAA
- a CDS encoding DnaD domain protein, producing the protein MEQKVSPHSALVHLLKQGSMAVPTILFTEYKRLGLSEGQVMLLLHIRVFEEKEQTPFPTVSQLEERMHVSADQIVNWLQSLVRGGFLKIKEVVNEEGLRSEHYSTAPLLEQLASSCLDREPQARDDSVEEAYENLFQLFEREFARPLSPTECEYFTQWLDFDKHTEPMIVAALREAVFCEKLSFRYIDRILLDWQRNQIHTPEEAVEYSRNFRNKGILYQDRENQVKEEEEETFSFYNWVKG; encoded by the coding sequence ATGGAGCAAAAGGTATCGCCACACTCTGCTCTTGTCCATTTATTGAAGCAGGGGTCGATGGCTGTCCCCACAATCTTATTTACGGAATATAAACGTTTGGGTTTATCGGAAGGGCAAGTGATGTTGCTTTTACATATTCGGGTGTTTGAGGAAAAGGAACAGACGCCTTTTCCCACAGTGAGCCAACTGGAAGAAAGGATGCATGTTTCTGCGGATCAGATTGTCAATTGGCTCCAATCCTTGGTTCGGGGCGGATTTTTAAAGATCAAGGAAGTCGTCAATGAGGAAGGCTTGCGAAGCGAACATTACAGTACAGCTCCTTTACTGGAACAACTGGCTTCCTCTTGTCTGGACAGGGAACCGCAAGCCAGGGATGATTCTGTGGAAGAAGCTTATGAAAACCTGTTTCAACTGTTTGAACGGGAATTTGCACGTCCTTTGTCCCCTACGGAATGCGAATATTTTACTCAATGGCTTGATTTCGATAAACATACGGAACCGATGATCGTAGCCGCATTGAGAGAAGCTGTTTTTTGTGAGAAACTCAGTTTTCGATATATTGACCGGATTTTGCTGGATTGGCAACGAAATCAGATCCACACCCCGGAGGAAGCGGTGGAGTACTCTCGGAATTTCCGGAACAAGGGGATTCTCTATCAAGACCGGGAAAACCAAGTGAAAGAAGAGGAGGAAGAGACCTTTTCTTTCTATAATTGGGTAAAAGGGTGA
- a CDS encoding ATP-grasp domain-containing protein — protein sequence MRNKLLFIESNTTGTGMLALRKTAELGLEPIMFLNQTDRYPELKALGYPVHICDTNDVDKLEESIRQRFSPYEIAGITTTSEFYLEITAVLATRFGLPGNPPEAMKKARIKSLTRQTLEKAGVHQPLFETVRQVSEVRKAVDKIGFPCVLKPADDSGSNDVRLCDSFSEAEEHTRKVLGQTINVRGQKTAGTVLVEQYLEAPEYSVEMFSWQGKTFCIGVTQKEVSGEKCFVESRHLFPASLSQSQKEQMIETVRRALEAVGIRNGATHTEVKWTNKGCAVIEINARLAGGMIPELIRLTTGVDMLEQQIRCAVDGPTILTDPVVEGTAGIQFLMAEKDGTLIQTEGVDTIKELPGIKEVKLTKEPGTSVQVPHNAYQRLGYVIAYGTTADETAGILQKAVEGITFDIR from the coding sequence ATGCGCAATAAGTTATTGTTTATCGAATCCAACACGACAGGTACGGGAATGTTGGCTTTGCGAAAAACGGCGGAGCTGGGACTGGAACCGATCATGTTCTTGAATCAGACAGACCGCTATCCTGAACTGAAGGCCCTGGGTTATCCGGTTCATATTTGTGACACCAATGATGTGGATAAGCTGGAAGAATCCATTCGACAACGATTTTCGCCATACGAAATTGCCGGAATCACCACAACCAGTGAGTTTTATCTGGAGATAACTGCTGTGTTGGCAACTCGTTTCGGACTTCCAGGCAATCCACCAGAAGCGATGAAAAAGGCTCGTATAAAAAGTTTAACCCGACAAACATTGGAGAAGGCTGGAGTCCATCAACCTTTGTTTGAAACGGTTCGACAGGTATCAGAAGTGAGAAAAGCGGTTGACAAAATTGGGTTTCCCTGTGTTTTAAAACCCGCAGATGACAGTGGTTCCAACGATGTCAGGCTGTGTGACTCTTTTTCGGAAGCTGAAGAACATACCAGGAAAGTACTGGGGCAAACAATCAATGTCCGTGGACAGAAGACTGCAGGTACAGTGTTGGTGGAACAGTACTTGGAAGCACCGGAGTATAGTGTGGAAATGTTCAGTTGGCAGGGAAAAACATTTTGTATCGGGGTGACACAAAAAGAGGTATCGGGTGAAAAATGCTTTGTGGAATCCCGTCATCTATTTCCGGCATCTTTGTCCCAATCACAGAAAGAGCAAATGATAGAGACGGTTCGAAGGGCTTTGGAAGCAGTGGGGATCCGGAACGGGGCCACTCATACAGAAGTCAAGTGGACAAACAAAGGATGTGCTGTCATCGAGATCAACGCCCGGTTGGCAGGAGGGATGATTCCGGAGTTGATCCGTTTGACAACAGGGGTGGATATGCTGGAACAACAGATCCGGTGTGCTGTGGATGGTCCCACAATCCTGACGGATCCAGTCGTTGAAGGAACAGCCGGTATTCAGTTTCTGATGGCAGAAAAGGATGGAACACTGATCCAGACAGAAGGTGTTGACACAATAAAAGAACTGCCGGGTATCAAAGAAGTAAAACTGACCAAGGAACCCGGTACTTCCGTACAAGTTCCCCACAACGCTTATCAGCGATTGGGATATGTGATAGCTTACGGGACAACCGCTGATGAGACGGCAGGTATTTTGCAAAAAGCCGTGGAGGGAATAACATTTGATATAAGGTAG
- a CDS encoding APC family permease: protein MPQSLKQSISVSQGIALYVGAVLGSGILILPGMTAGIAGSNALVSWIIMVILSIPLACTFAFLSIDFPSSGGILTFANKAFGYYAGAISGWLFFIAGSVGQIIVSLTGGTYIAFAFNLSHFYAYIIAGVLLIIAVIGNYIGLQTSGKVQLSLAGLTLLILLSTSVLAFPHIDPESITIHITNESIIPIGQSAMLIFWSFFGWEAISSLAPEFKNPRKQNIMKSTWGAIVIISVLYLGIALAVIGTDSYSTGEQTVNQAMNNAAIAQVVEKVVGVNGAWATAILAFIICLGTNNAFVASMSRLGYSLSHERLAPSWLDNINEKHSTPSRAVLLVGTIAGMGLLLSFIFDIGLDRLVFIPNSLAIATYVVGTAAGVRLIKNVWGKVLAVIACILCLAAYPFIGSFIAIPIIVALLCVGYITWRGKREKYRKKEA, encoded by the coding sequence TTGCCGCAATCATTGAAGCAATCCATTTCGGTTTCGCAAGGCATTGCCTTATATGTCGGAGCTGTTTTAGGTTCAGGAATTTTGATATTGCCTGGTATGACAGCGGGTATCGCAGGTTCAAACGCATTAGTTTCATGGATTATCATGGTGATTCTCAGCATTCCATTGGCCTGTACATTCGCCTTTCTTTCAATCGATTTCCCTAGTTCGGGAGGTATATTGACTTTTGCAAACAAAGCTTTTGGATATTATGCAGGTGCCATCTCTGGGTGGTTATTTTTCATTGCAGGAAGTGTAGGACAAATCATTGTTTCATTAACAGGTGGTACTTATATAGCTTTTGCATTCAATTTGTCGCATTTTTACGCATATATCATTGCAGGCGTATTGCTTATTATTGCAGTTATCGGAAACTATATAGGACTACAAACAAGTGGGAAAGTTCAATTAAGTTTGGCCGGTCTTACATTGCTTATTTTATTAAGTACATCAGTGTTAGCTTTTCCACATATTGACCCTGAGAGCATCACAATCCATATTACAAACGAAAGCATCATTCCTATCGGTCAATCAGCAATGCTCATTTTTTGGTCGTTTTTTGGATGGGAAGCTATTTCCAGCCTGGCACCTGAGTTTAAAAACCCGAGAAAACAAAACATCATGAAATCCACATGGGGGGCTATTGTTATAATCAGTGTATTGTACTTAGGTATTGCTTTGGCTGTGATTGGAACAGATTCTTATTCAACAGGGGAACAAACCGTTAATCAGGCTATGAATAATGCAGCAATAGCCCAGGTTGTGGAGAAAGTAGTCGGAGTAAATGGTGCTTGGGCAACAGCGATACTCGCTTTTATCATATGTTTAGGAACGAATAACGCGTTTGTTGCGAGCATGAGTCGGTTAGGTTATTCCTTATCTCACGAACGCCTAGCACCCTCATGGTTGGATAACATTAACGAAAAGCATTCAACCCCTAGTCGTGCGGTTTTACTAGTAGGAACGATTGCAGGAATGGGTTTGTTGTTAAGTTTTATTTTTGACATTGGTTTAGATCGGCTCGTATTTATTCCTAACTCATTAGCCATTGCGACCTATGTTGTTGGTACAGCAGCAGGGGTTAGATTGATTAAAAATGTATGGGGTAAGGTGTTAGCTGTGATAGCTTGTATACTTTGCCTTGCGGCCTATCCTTTCATCGGTTCTTTTATCGCTATTCCAATTATTGTGGCCCTTTTATGTGTTGGGTATATCACTTGGAGAGGAAAAAGGGAGAAATACCGTAAAAAAGAAGCGTAG
- a CDS encoding PLP-dependent cysteine synthase family protein: protein MLRKDLIDCIGDTPLVPLQADRDAVGDVYAKLELQNPFGMKDRVAKQTILEAKRSGELKEGAPIIESSSGTMACGVALVGTYLGHEVHIVTDPRIDTITMAKLNALGCRVHIVEKMGIQGWQSARLEKLAQLLEEYPDAFWPRQYENPENPQAYVHLARELLKDMGKVDVLVASVGSGGSMSGTARELKRHNPDLKVVAVDAVGSVIFGQPDDPGRLQGGLGNSLVAANVDHAIVDEVHWLNDEEAFAATLELARKEKIFAGNSSGSVYAVARWISKHTAPGSRIAAILPDRGDRYVHTIYSESYRTEKGINRLLLPAEPRQVEHCERVSSWSYMSLTGVFSYAQ, encoded by the coding sequence ATGTTGAGGAAAGACCTGATTGATTGTATCGGAGATACCCCTTTGGTTCCTTTACAGGCAGACAGGGATGCTGTCGGGGACGTCTATGCCAAGCTGGAATTGCAAAACCCCTTTGGTATGAAGGACAGGGTGGCTAAACAGACGATTCTGGAGGCCAAACGTTCCGGTGAGCTGAAAGAGGGAGCACCCATCATTGAAAGTTCCTCCGGAACCATGGCTTGTGGAGTGGCTTTGGTAGGGACTTATCTGGGTCATGAAGTCCATATTGTCACGGATCCCCGTATCGACACCATTACAATGGCAAAGTTAAATGCCCTGGGTTGCCGGGTGCATATTGTTGAAAAAATGGGTATTCAGGGTTGGCAGAGTGCCCGATTGGAAAAGCTTGCTCAGCTTTTGGAGGAGTATCCTGATGCTTTTTGGCCAAGACAATATGAAAATCCGGAGAACCCTCAAGCATACGTCCACCTGGCCCGAGAGTTGTTGAAGGATATGGGGAAAGTGGACGTATTGGTGGCTTCTGTGGGAAGTGGTGGTTCCATGTCCGGTACTGCCCGCGAGTTAAAACGCCATAACCCCGATTTGAAGGTGGTTGCGGTGGATGCCGTTGGAAGTGTGATCTTTGGTCAGCCTGATGATCCAGGACGGTTACAGGGGGGACTGGGGAATTCTTTGGTGGCGGCAAATGTGGATCATGCCATAGTAGATGAAGTGCACTGGTTAAATGATGAAGAGGCTTTCGCCGCAACTTTGGAGTTGGCCCGGAAAGAGAAAATATTTGCCGGAAATTCATCGGGATCCGTTTATGCCGTGGCTCGCTGGATCAGCAAGCATACTGCTCCAGGCAGTCGGATTGCGGCGATTCTTCCGGATCGGGGAGATCGCTATGTCCATACGATTTACAGTGAGTCCTATCGGACAGAAAAAGGGATCAACCGGCTGTTATTACCGGCAGAGCCCCGACAGGTGGAACACTGTGAAAGGGTTTCTTCTTGGTCTTATATGTCCCTGACAGGGGTGTTTTCCTATGCGCAATAA
- a CDS encoding DUF4097 family beta strand repeat-containing protein produces the protein MKRWILLLCSLLLLSGCTPFWVETKKEEKELKFNENVEHIVLETTSTDIDVQSASVSALTVEMDTYEGGPTIQSKDEANRVKISLKKEGWNLPNIGPLAIGKRSGATVKIPDSYQGDLEIQVTSANVSLEKLNLRQLNLQSTSGDIQGDQLQVKKLSGKSSSGDVRLGFQTFQTDLNWSNTSGDVRLSLGEKAPDVQIELKSNSGGLEAMFPLQRTESNKKELKGVSGAGTHTLRIDTTSGDITLSQ, from the coding sequence ATGAAACGGTGGATTCTTTTACTTTGCAGTCTGCTTCTTCTGTCGGGATGTACCCCTTTTTGGGTGGAAACCAAGAAGGAAGAAAAAGAGCTGAAATTCAATGAAAATGTAGAGCACATTGTATTGGAGACGACTAGTACTGACATTGATGTTCAGTCTGCTTCCGTCTCTGCTCTGACCGTGGAAATGGATACCTATGAAGGAGGGCCTACGATCCAATCGAAAGACGAGGCGAACCGTGTAAAGATAAGCTTGAAGAAAGAAGGTTGGAATTTGCCGAATATAGGTCCATTGGCCATTGGAAAAAGATCCGGTGCAACGGTAAAAATACCCGATTCCTATCAGGGTGACTTAGAGATCCAGGTAACCTCAGCCAATGTTTCACTGGAAAAGTTGAATTTACGTCAGTTGAACCTTCAATCCACTTCCGGAGATATCCAGGGGGATCAACTCCAAGTGAAAAAGTTATCCGGCAAATCTTCCAGCGGAGATGTCCGGTTGGGGTTCCAAACTTTTCAGACGGATCTGAACTGGTCCAATACCAGTGGGGATGTCCGTTTGAGTCTGGGTGAAAAAGCGCCGGATGTCCAAATCGAATTAAAATCGAATTCCGGGGGACTTGAGGCGATGTTTCCCCTTCAGCGAACTGAAAGTAATAAAAAAGAGTTGAAAGGGGTCTCCGGTGCAGGAACACACACACTCCGCATTGATACGACTTCTGGAGACATTACGTTATCTCAGTAA